In Deltaproteobacteria bacterium, the DNA window GACTTGCTGGGGCTGGCGCGCAATCACTACGATCGGGTCGGGCATTTCGCCCAGGGTTTCGTGCCGGCAATCGTGGCGCGAGAGATCCTGCTGCGGCACTCGCTATTGCCGGCCGGCCGCTGGCTCTTCTTCCTGGTGCTATGTGTCTGCCTGGCCGCTAGTGCTACCTACGAGTTGATCGAATGGGGCGCCGCCGTGGCCACCGGCGAGGCCGCCACGGCCTTTCTCGGCACCCAGGGTGATCCCTGGGACACGCAGTGGGACATGTTTCTTGCGCTCATCGGCGCCGCCGCCAGCCAGCGGCTGCTGGCCCGACTTCACGACCGCCAGCTGCAGCGGCTGGCTGCGGTCACGACGGCCCGACGCGCAACGTAATGCCGCCGTCGACCGCGATCGCCTGGCCGGTGATGTTCTCGCCGTCGGCGCCGCACAGAAACACGGTCAGCTTGCCGATGTCGGCTG includes these proteins:
- a CDS encoding DUF2238 domain-containing protein; protein product: MARNGELLALLGATLAALALSAIAPHDYFTWVLEVAPVLLVLPLLFVTYRRFRLTALVYRLLFVHALILIIGGHYTYAQVPLGFWVRDLLGLARNHYDRVGHFAQGFVPAIVAREILLRHSLLPAGRWLFFLVLCVCLAASATYELIEWGAAVATGEAATAFLGTQGDPWDTQWDMFLALIGAAASQRLLARLHDRQLQRLAAVTTARRAT